A single genomic interval of Mustelus asterias chromosome 25, sMusAst1.hap1.1, whole genome shotgun sequence harbors:
- the LOC144479237 gene encoding pepsin A-like: MKWLLITLACLQLSECLIRVPLRKGKSTRQYLKEHGLLEEYLSTHSYNPYTKYTGLFNTESMATEPLSNYLDMSYFGHISIGTPPQSFSVIFDTGSSNLWVTSVYCYSPSCQNHNKFSPSQSSTYRATNQPLSIRYGSGSMTGALGYDTVTVSGIAVTNQEFGLSETEPGHSFSNPEFDGILGLAYPSIASSGVTPVFDNMMSENLVQQDLFAFYLTRENGARGSEVVFGGVDPSHYTGEINWVPVTHETYWQISVDRITVNGQVVACDGGCQAIVDTGTSLLTGPRGEVSSIQQSIGATEDYYGMYTVNCYEISSMPNVVFTINGIDYPLTPSEYVVQEQGSCLSGFDGMYLPSSGGGLWILGDVFIGPYYSIFDRGSNRMGFAKSV, encoded by the exons ATGAAGTGGCTGCTCATTACACTCGCTTGCCTCCAGCTCTCTGAATGCCTGATCAG GGTTCCCTTGAGGAAGGGTAAATCTACCCGCCAATATCTTAAAGAACATGGACTTCTCGAGGAATATCTGAGCACGCACTCGTACAATCCATACACCAAATATACCGGACTCTTCAACACCGAGTCCATGGCTACAGAGCCACTTTCAAACTACTTGGAC ATGTCTTACTTTGGACACATCAGCATTGGAACCCCACCACAGAGCTTTTCCGTCATCTTTGATACTGGTTCATCCAACCTTTGGGTCACCTCAGTTTACTGCTATAGCCCATCTTGCC AAAACCACAATAAATTTTCACCAAGTCAGTCTTCAACTTATCGGGCAACGAACCAACCACTATCCATTCGGTACGGTTCCGGCAGTATGACTGGTGCCCTGGGCTATGACACAGTCACT GTATCAGGCATAGCTGTCACAAACCAGGAATTTGGCTTAAGTGAGACCGAACCTGGCCACTCATTCTCCAATCCTGAATTTGATGGGATTCTTGGGTTGGCCTATCCAAGCATTGCATCATCCggtgttacacctgtgtttgatAACATGATGTCTGAGAATCTGGTGCAACAGGACCTGTTTGCTTTTTACCTGACCAG AGAGAATGGTGCACGTGGAAGTGAAGTTGTTTTTGGTGGAGTCGATCCAAGCCACTACACTGGTGAAATTAACTGGGTGCCCGTCACTCACGAAACTTACTGGCAAATCAGCGTGGACAG AATCACAGTCAATGGGCAGGTTGTGGCTTGTGATGGCGGTTGCCAGGCCATTGTTGATACTGGCACTTCTCTGCTCACTGGCCCCAGAGGAGAGGTTAGCTCTATCCAGCAAAGCATTGGCGCAACTGAAGATTACTATGGCATG TACACCGTCAACTGCTACGAGATATCCAGTATGCCTAATGTAGTCTTCACAATCAATGGAATTGATTATCCCCTCACTCCATCTGAATACGTAGTCCAG GAGCAAGGTTCTTGTTTGAGTGGATTCGATGGCATGTACCTTCCAAGCTCTGGTGGAGGACTCTGGATTCTGGGAGATGTCTTCATTGGGCCTTATTATTCCATCTTTGACAGAGGAAGCAATCGTATGGGCTTTGCCAAATCTGTCTAA